Proteins encoded in a region of the Pseudomonas sp. PDNC002 genome:
- a CDS encoding APC family permease has product MAIEQFGYKQQLRRSLTLGDLVIYGMIFMIPIAPFGVYGWVHADAHGMVPMAYLVGMVAMLFTALSYGAMSRAFPIAGSVYSYAQRGIHPNVGFIAGWVLLLDYLLIPPLLYVFSALALNHLFPAIPKLAFMLIFLVSATLINLRGITLAARFNLLFLIAELVVLAIFLVVGYQALQGGMGNGRLTLEPLLQPEHFNLGLVMKAVSIAVLSFLGFDAISTLAEEVKGDPAKQIGRASLIALFVMGAIFIVQTWLATDLAAGMTFKSADTAFYEIAEAAGGSWLSTLTAVATALAWGVTVSITSQAAVSRLLYSMARDGKLPRVLAKVHPKYQTPHISLYLVGVLSLGIGIYFLDSPDVLTSLVNFGALTGFCLLHIAVINHYFIRQKSGRVLRHLVFPLVGLVIIAYVLFSMSREAQELGAGWIAIGLVYLAVLSRRGNGSELAREI; this is encoded by the coding sequence GTGGCTATCGAACAGTTCGGATACAAGCAACAACTCCGCCGCAGCCTGACGCTCGGCGACCTGGTGATCTACGGGATGATCTTCATGATCCCGATCGCGCCCTTCGGCGTGTACGGCTGGGTCCACGCGGACGCCCACGGCATGGTGCCGATGGCCTACCTGGTGGGCATGGTGGCGATGCTCTTCACCGCGCTGAGCTATGGCGCGATGTCCCGCGCGTTTCCCATCGCCGGCTCCGTGTACTCCTACGCCCAGCGCGGCATCCACCCCAACGTCGGCTTCATCGCCGGCTGGGTCCTGCTGCTGGACTACCTGCTGATCCCGCCGCTGCTCTACGTGTTCAGCGCGCTGGCGCTGAACCACCTGTTCCCGGCGATTCCCAAGCTTGCGTTCATGCTGATCTTCCTGGTGTCCGCCACGCTCATCAACCTGCGCGGCATCACCCTGGCGGCGCGCTTCAACCTGCTGTTCCTGATCGCCGAACTGGTGGTCCTGGCGATCTTCCTGGTCGTTGGCTACCAGGCGCTGCAGGGTGGCATGGGCAATGGCCGGCTGACCCTGGAGCCGCTGCTGCAACCGGAGCATTTCAACCTCGGCCTGGTGATGAAGGCGGTATCCATCGCGGTACTGTCGTTCCTCGGTTTCGACGCGATTTCCACCCTCGCCGAAGAGGTCAAGGGCGACCCGGCCAAGCAGATCGGCCGCGCCTCGCTGATCGCGCTGTTCGTCATGGGCGCCATCTTCATCGTGCAGACCTGGCTGGCCACCGACCTCGCTGCCGGCATGACCTTCAAGTCGGCGGACACCGCCTTCTACGAGATCGCCGAAGCAGCTGGCGGCAGCTGGCTGTCCACGCTGACCGCAGTGGCCACTGCGCTGGCCTGGGGCGTGACGGTGTCGATCACCTCTCAGGCCGCCGTCTCGCGCCTGCTGTACTCCATGGCCCGCGACGGCAAGCTGCCGCGCGTGCTGGCCAAGGTGCATCCGAAGTACCAGACCCCGCACATCAGCCTGTACCTGGTGGGCGTGCTATCGCTGGGCATCGGCATCTACTTCCTCGACTCGCCGGACGTGCTCACCTCGCTGGTCAACTTCGGCGCGCTGACCGGTTTCTGCCTGCTGCACATCGCGGTGATCAACCACTACTTCATCCGACAGAAGAGCGGCCGGGTGCTGCGCCACCTGGTGTTCCCGCTGGTGGGCCTGGTGATCATCGCCTACGTGCTGTTCAGCATGAGCCGCGAGGCGCAGGAACTGGGCGCGGGCTGGATCGCCATCGGCCTGGTGTACCTCGCGGTGCTCAGCCGGCGCGGCAACGGCAGCGAGCTGGCGCGGGAAATCTGA
- a CDS encoding Lrp/AsnC family transcriptional regulator — MSRKDQDSPFTLDRIDEEIIRILRHQGRITYGKLSALVHLTPRPCQERVRKLERHGIIRGYGAVIDEQKISAGLSLLVLVALSNQSGRSAQKAFEARVIACPEVLHCQLISGTFDYSVRMRCRDMEHYRALTETWLNDESLHIDKLVAHPELTTIKESAS; from the coding sequence ATGAGCAGGAAAGATCAGGACAGCCCCTTCACCCTGGACCGCATCGACGAGGAGATCATCCGCATCCTCCGTCACCAGGGTCGCATCACCTACGGCAAACTGTCCGCCCTCGTGCACCTCACCCCGCGCCCCTGCCAGGAGCGCGTCCGCAAGCTGGAGCGACACGGCATCATCCGTGGCTACGGCGCCGTCATCGACGAGCAGAAGATTTCCGCCGGGCTCTCGCTGCTGGTACTGGTCGCACTGTCGAACCAGAGCGGCCGCAGCGCGCAGAAGGCCTTCGAGGCCCGCGTCATCGCTTGCCCGGAAGTGCTGCACTGCCAGCTGATCAGCGGGACCTTCGACTACAGCGTGCGCATGCGCTGCCGGGACATGGAGCACTACCGCGCGCTGACCGAAACCTGGCTGAACGACGAGAGCCTGCATATCGACAAGCTTGTCGCCCATCCCGAGCTGACGACCATCAAGGAATCCGCCAGCTAG
- a CDS encoding ornithine cyclodeaminase: MTRFVDVPTMSQLVQQIGVARFIGELADTIAQDFVRWESFDKSARVANHSEIGVIELMPVSDTARYAFKYVNGHPQNTQRGLFTVMAFGVLADVETGYPVLLSELTVATALRTCATSLMAARALARPNSRRMALIGNGAQSEFQALAFHHHLGIEEIAVYDIDPQATEKLIRNLSEFPSLKIIRAGSTAEAVRGADIVTTVTADKAYATILTPEMIEPGMHINGVGGDCPGKTELHADVLRAGKVFVEYEPQSRVEGEIQQMPADFPVTDLWRVLAGQVGGRDNAEQVTIFDSVGFALEDYSALRYVNEQASRLDLGERIDLVPWSEDEDNDPKDLFRYTRSGKARKGLRRIA, from the coding sequence ATGACCCGCTTCGTCGACGTCCCCACGATGTCTCAACTGGTCCAGCAGATCGGTGTCGCCCGCTTCATCGGCGAACTCGCCGACACCATCGCCCAGGACTTCGTGCGCTGGGAGTCCTTCGACAAATCCGCCCGCGTCGCCAACCACTCCGAGATCGGCGTCATCGAACTGATGCCGGTGTCCGACACCGCCCGCTATGCCTTCAAGTACGTCAACGGCCACCCGCAGAACACCCAGCGCGGGCTGTTCACCGTCATGGCCTTCGGCGTGCTGGCCGATGTCGAGACGGGCTATCCGGTGCTGCTCTCCGAACTCACAGTGGCCACCGCGCTGCGCACCTGCGCTACGTCGCTGATGGCTGCCCGTGCGCTGGCGCGTCCGAACTCGCGACGCATGGCGCTGATCGGCAACGGCGCGCAGAGCGAATTCCAGGCGCTGGCTTTCCATCACCACCTGGGCATCGAGGAAATCGCCGTCTATGACATCGATCCGCAGGCCACTGAAAAACTGATCCGCAACCTCTCGGAATTCCCCAGCCTGAAGATCATCCGCGCCGGCTCCACTGCCGAGGCGGTACGCGGTGCCGACATCGTCACCACGGTGACGGCGGACAAAGCCTACGCAACCATCCTTACCCCGGAGATGATCGAGCCGGGCATGCACATCAACGGCGTGGGCGGCGACTGCCCGGGCAAGACCGAGCTGCACGCCGACGTCCTGCGCGCTGGCAAGGTGTTCGTCGAGTACGAGCCGCAATCGCGCGTCGAGGGCGAGATCCAGCAGATGCCGGCGGACTTCCCGGTAACCGATCTGTGGCGGGTGCTGGCCGGCCAGGTCGGCGGGCGTGACAATGCCGAGCAGGTGACCATCTTCGACTCGGTGGGCTTCGCTCTCGAAGACTACTCGGCACTGCGCTACGTGAACGAACAGGCCAGCCGCCTGGACCTCGGCGAGCGCATCGACCTGGTGCCGTGGAGCGAGGACGAGGACAACGATCCCAAGGACCTGTTCCGCTACACCCGCTCCGGCAAGGCGCGCAAAGGGCTGCGCCGCATCGCCTGA
- a CDS encoding LysR substrate-binding domain-containing protein has translation MHFPSMTALRALDAVARLGSVSAAAEELNLTRSAVSHRIATLEERLGFALTERTGRGIRLTYRGERYARDVQRILAEVQLAGSSFDEQQVSGPLCVSCNPGFATYWLCQHLGDFLAQYPQVQLHVVTPRVPQDTSASDADLFIAYGSGDWPNQTVEQLVALHFFPVCSPRLIHSRGGLTQPADLAHYTLLHMNDFADWRLWLGAVGASAIDHRSGVLFADAPCTIAACIADQGVAIGDNLLSGDALARGLLVRPFDITIQSSRGYFLVTDPVKAERPVVKAFSQWLKARVAATTQSASDLSRPPLAIPEEAR, from the coding sequence ATGCACTTTCCTTCGATGACCGCCCTTCGGGCGCTGGATGCCGTGGCCCGGCTGGGCAGCGTGTCCGCCGCCGCCGAGGAGCTGAACCTCACCCGCAGCGCGGTCAGCCACCGCATCGCCACGCTGGAGGAACGCCTGGGCTTCGCCCTGACCGAACGCACCGGGCGCGGCATCCGCCTGACCTATCGGGGCGAGAGGTATGCGCGCGACGTGCAGCGCATCCTCGCGGAGGTGCAACTGGCCGGCAGCAGCTTCGACGAGCAGCAGGTCAGCGGGCCGCTGTGCGTGAGTTGCAACCCCGGTTTCGCCACCTACTGGCTGTGCCAGCACCTGGGGGATTTCCTCGCGCAGTACCCGCAGGTGCAATTGCACGTCGTGACGCCGCGCGTGCCGCAGGACACCAGCGCCAGCGATGCCGACCTGTTCATCGCCTATGGCAGCGGCGACTGGCCGAACCAGACGGTGGAGCAACTGGTCGCCCTGCACTTCTTCCCGGTGTGCAGCCCGCGCCTGATCCACTCGCGCGGCGGCCTCACGCAGCCGGCGGACCTGGCCCACTACACGCTGCTGCACATGAACGATTTCGCTGATTGGCGCCTGTGGCTGGGCGCCGTGGGCGCGAGCGCCATCGACCACCGCTCCGGCGTGCTGTTCGCCGACGCGCCCTGCACCATCGCCGCCTGCATTGCCGACCAGGGCGTGGCCATCGGCGACAACCTGCTCAGTGGCGACGCCCTGGCGCGTGGCCTGCTGGTGCGCCCGTTCGACATCACCATCCAGTCCAGCCGGGGCTATTTCCTGGTGACCGACCCGGTGAAGGCCGAGCGCCCGGTGGTCAAGGCCTTCAGCCAATGGCTCAAGGCCCGTGTCGCCGCCACCACGCAGAGCGCCAGCGACCTCAGCCGGCCGCCGCTGGCGATTCCCGAAGAGGCGCGCTGA
- a CDS encoding amidohydrolase translates to MSKFKAYVQQWIDEHRQQLSDWHQVIWHFAEPAFREYKSCAWYVELLRREGFTVEEGSGGMPTAFVATFSNGEGPILATYAEYDAVPGNCQAAATKPMPREGLSKYAPGHTDPHSALGISALGGVLAAKAAMLEFGIQGTIRFFGEPAEKLRASKPVHAAKGYYDDLDAAVSFHPTYMLPLNNTTTWDTHCGIAYSYIYTFTCEDPQNWIAADRYSPIPQNHLAARAPGANDALVHFYTLNESLRRSTLPFTGLWSFNEAILTAGQATADNLPPHISQIQYLLRCDSIEQAETISTVMDNNAAAAAMATGCQWKKTWVCKSRGGLANHALAQACYDNLAAIGAPTWGEKAIAVAREIHANLGLDPMDEPFLPATQALIEPQECERQMRLQMPAWQKYLTSDDYPEYTWHCPTVRLYVARPMLSAPAGFTYPDWVSNALGGIRETIDPMIDVASKTIGSTLIELFTDADLLAEATREFNQRTGGGIGGEQWQAPLLPSDFKVPHRFRWPEYIRTVRGEEWWIPARDDE, encoded by the coding sequence ATGTCGAAATTCAAGGCCTACGTCCAGCAGTGGATCGACGAGCACCGCCAGCAATTGTCCGACTGGCACCAGGTGATCTGGCATTTCGCCGAGCCGGCCTTCCGCGAGTACAAGTCCTGTGCCTGGTACGTGGAATTGCTGCGCCGCGAAGGCTTCACGGTGGAAGAGGGCAGTGGCGGCATGCCCACCGCCTTCGTCGCCACCTTCAGCAACGGCGAAGGGCCGATCCTCGCCACCTATGCCGAATACGACGCGGTGCCCGGCAACTGCCAGGCAGCGGCGACCAAGCCGATGCCGCGCGAGGGCCTGTCGAAGTACGCGCCGGGCCATACCGACCCGCACTCCGCGCTGGGCATCAGCGCCCTGGGCGGCGTGCTCGCGGCCAAGGCGGCGATGCTGGAATTCGGCATCCAGGGCACCATCAGGTTCTTCGGCGAGCCGGCGGAAAAGCTGCGCGCTTCCAAGCCGGTGCACGCCGCCAAGGGCTACTACGACGACCTCGACGCCGCCGTCAGCTTCCACCCCACCTACATGCTGCCGCTGAACAACACCACCACCTGGGACACGCACTGCGGCATCGCCTACTCGTACATCTACACCTTCACCTGCGAAGACCCGCAGAACTGGATCGCCGCCGACCGCTACAGCCCGATCCCGCAGAACCACCTCGCGGCCCGCGCGCCGGGCGCCAACGATGCGCTGGTGCACTTCTACACGCTGAACGAAAGCCTGCGCCGCTCGACACTGCCGTTCACCGGGCTATGGAGCTTCAACGAGGCCATCCTCACCGCCGGCCAGGCCACCGCCGACAACCTGCCGCCGCACATCTCGCAGATCCAGTACCTGCTGCGCTGCGACTCCATCGAACAGGCCGAGACCATCTCCACGGTGATGGACAACAACGCCGCCGCCGCGGCCATGGCCACCGGCTGCCAGTGGAAGAAGACCTGGGTCTGCAAATCCCGTGGCGGGCTGGCCAACCACGCGCTGGCGCAGGCCTGCTACGACAACCTCGCCGCCATCGGCGCGCCGACCTGGGGCGAAAAGGCCATCGCCGTGGCGCGGGAAATCCACGCGAACCTCGGCCTCGATCCCATGGACGAACCCTTCCTGCCCGCTACCCAGGCGCTGATCGAGCCGCAGGAATGCGAGCGGCAGATGCGCCTGCAGATGCCGGCGTGGCAGAAGTACCTGACTTCCGACGATTACCCCGAGTACACCTGGCACTGCCCGACTGTGCGCCTCTACGTGGCCCGACCGATGCTCAGCGCGCCGGCGGGCTTCACCTATCCGGACTGGGTATCCAACGCCCTGGGCGGCATCCGCGAGACCATCGACCCGATGATCGACGTGGCGTCGAAAACTATCGGCAGCACGCTGATCGAGCTGTTCACCGATGCCGATCTGCTGGCCGAGGCGACCCGCGAGTTCAACCAGCGTACCGGCGGCGGCATCGGTGGCGAGCAGTGGCAAGCGCCGTTGCTGCCGAGCGACTTCAAGGTCCCGCACCGCTTCCGCTGGCCGGAGTACATCCGCACGGTGCGCGGAGAGGAGTGGTGGATTCCGGCGCGGGACGACGAGTGA
- a CDS encoding pyridoxamine 5'-phosphate oxidase family protein has protein sequence MFQLPKHRSSPWHAGEKAIQERVGVAERMEVHGQKVIRDYMPDQHREFYHQLPFIIAGAVDDQGRPWATLLEGAEGFVTSPDPKTLLLETVPDSQDPAASGLQAGNAIGLLGIELHTRRRNRMNGVLREVDGGLLTVAVEHSFGNCPQYIQKRDWSRDEQRYSQRAPREDFAALNEELAAIIRNADTFFVASYVQHEDGERSVDVSHRGGRPGFVRVEGNRLTIPDYAGNLHFNTLGNLQANPQAGLLFVDFVSGDVLQVHGRTEILFDSPLLSAFEGAERLWTLDVEHAVLRRSALALRWSFREYSLTSLMTGTWAEADAKLQEREQRQQWQDWQVLRVEQESEDIRSFYLQPPAGTAMSFAPGQHLPVRLAIGEQALIRTYSLSSAPSDGELRISVKVQGPASRHLHEQVRLGDRLQVRAPMGSFTLKGDNARPVVLIGAGVGITPLLSMLRELAAGPARRVHLFQSARTLGQLPFQREIAELRQRAPQLQVHRALSRPEPEAVLGRDFEQAGRLNIEAIKARLPLDDYDFYVCGPGEFTQAIYDGLRGLNVADARIHAETFGPSTLKRRGDGQAPALVQPPAATEPVPVYFAGSAKEARWKPDSGTLLELAEARGLSPDFSCRGGSCGTCRTKIVSGQVHYPNPPAEMPEAGSALICCAIPAQDDGGVQPLVLDL, from the coding sequence ATGTTTCAGCTGCCCAAACACCGTAGCTCCCCCTGGCACGCCGGCGAAAAGGCGATCCAGGAGCGCGTCGGCGTCGCCGAGCGCATGGAAGTCCATGGCCAGAAAGTCATCCGCGACTACATGCCCGACCAGCACCGCGAGTTCTACCACCAGCTCCCGTTCATCATCGCCGGTGCCGTGGATGACCAAGGTCGGCCCTGGGCGACCCTGCTGGAAGGCGCGGAAGGCTTCGTTACCTCGCCCGATCCAAAGACCCTGCTGCTGGAGACAGTGCCCGACAGCCAGGACCCCGCCGCCAGCGGCCTGCAAGCCGGCAACGCCATCGGCCTGCTGGGCATCGAGCTGCACACCCGGCGGCGCAACCGCATGAATGGCGTCCTCCGCGAGGTCGACGGCGGCCTGCTGACGGTGGCCGTCGAGCACTCCTTCGGCAACTGCCCGCAGTACATCCAGAAACGCGATTGGAGCCGCGACGAGCAGCGCTACAGCCAGCGTGCCCCGCGCGAGGACTTCGCCGCGCTGAACGAGGAGCTGGCCGCCATCATCCGCAACGCCGACACCTTCTTCGTTGCCAGTTACGTGCAGCATGAGGATGGCGAGCGCTCGGTGGACGTCTCCCACCGCGGCGGCCGCCCCGGCTTCGTCCGGGTCGAGGGCAACCGCCTGACCATCCCCGACTACGCCGGCAACCTGCACTTCAACACCCTGGGCAACCTGCAGGCCAACCCACAGGCCGGGCTGCTCTTCGTCGACTTCGTCAGCGGTGACGTATTGCAGGTCCATGGCCGCACCGAAATCCTCTTCGACAGCCCGTTGCTGAGCGCCTTCGAAGGCGCCGAACGCCTGTGGACGCTGGACGTAGAGCACGCCGTGCTGCGCCGCAGCGCCCTGGCGCTGCGCTGGAGCTTCCGCGAGTACTCGCTCACCAGCCTGATGACCGGCACCTGGGCCGAGGCCGACGCCAAGCTGCAGGAACGCGAGCAGCGCCAGCAGTGGCAGGACTGGCAGGTGCTGCGCGTGGAGCAGGAAAGCGAGGACATCCGCTCGTTCTACCTGCAACCGCCGGCCGGCACCGCCATGAGTTTCGCGCCAGGCCAGCATCTGCCCGTACGCCTGGCAATCGGCGAACAGGCACTGATCCGCACCTATAGCCTGTCCAGCGCGCCGTCGGACGGCGAGTTGCGCATCAGCGTGAAGGTCCAGGGGCCGGCCTCGCGTCACCTGCATGAGCAGGTTCGGTTGGGTGATCGCCTGCAGGTCCGCGCGCCCATGGGCAGCTTCACCCTGAAGGGCGACAACGCACGCCCGGTCGTGCTGATCGGCGCGGGGGTGGGCATCACCCCGCTGCTCTCGATGCTGCGCGAACTGGCGGCGGGCCCGGCGCGGCGCGTGCATCTGTTCCAGTCCGCGCGGACGCTGGGCCAGTTGCCGTTCCAGCGGGAAATCGCCGAACTGCGCCAGCGCGCGCCGCAACTGCAAGTCCATCGCGCGCTCAGTCGCCCAGAACCGGAGGCCGTGCTCGGCCGCGACTTCGAGCAGGCCGGCCGCCTGAATATCGAGGCGATCAAGGCCCGGCTGCCGCTGGACGATTACGACTTCTATGTCTGCGGCCCCGGGGAGTTCACCCAGGCGATCTACGACGGCCTGCGTGGGTTGAACGTCGCCGACGCGCGCATCCACGCCGAGACCTTCGGCCCCTCGACCCTCAAGCGCCGGGGCGACGGTCAGGCACCCGCGCTGGTGCAGCCGCCCGCCGCCACCGAGCCAGTGCCGGTGTACTTCGCCGGCTCGGCCAAGGAAGCCCGTTGGAAACCCGACAGCGGCACTCTGCTGGAGCTGGCAGAAGCCCGCGGACTCTCGCCCGACTTCAGCTGCCGCGGCGGCTCCTGCGGCACCTGCCGGACGAAGATAGTCAGCGGCCAGGTGCACTACCCCAACCCGCCGGCGGAGATGCCCGAAGCCGGCAGCGCACTGATCTGCTGCGCCATCCCGGCGCAGGACGACGGCGGCGTGCAACCGCTGGTGCTGGACCTCTAG
- a CDS encoding glutathione S-transferase, which yields MSHTIKLFRHPLSGHAHRIELMLSLLQLPVELIDVDLAKGAHKHPDFLALNSFGQVPVIDDEGVIVADSNAILVYLAKKYGNGRWLPEDPQGAARVQRWLSVAAGQVAFGPAAARLVTVFGAAFNAQEVITRAHALFQVMERELAKTPFLAGNEATIADVSNYSYISHAPEGNVSLQEYPNLRAWLARVEALPGFVPMQRTAIGLQA from the coding sequence ATGTCCCATACCATCAAGCTCTTCCGCCACCCGCTGTCCGGCCACGCCCATCGCATCGAGCTGATGCTCTCGCTGCTGCAACTGCCCGTCGAGCTGATCGATGTCGACCTGGCCAAAGGCGCGCACAAACACCCGGACTTCCTCGCCCTGAACAGCTTCGGCCAGGTGCCGGTGATCGATGACGAAGGCGTCATCGTCGCCGACTCCAACGCCATCCTCGTCTACCTGGCGAAGAAGTACGGCAATGGCCGCTGGCTGCCGGAAGACCCGCAGGGCGCCGCCCGCGTGCAGCGCTGGTTGTCGGTGGCCGCCGGGCAGGTGGCGTTCGGCCCCGCCGCCGCACGGCTGGTCACCGTGTTCGGCGCGGCGTTCAACGCCCAGGAAGTCATTACCCGTGCCCACGCGCTGTTCCAGGTGATGGAACGGGAACTGGCCAAAACGCCGTTCCTGGCGGGCAACGAGGCGACCATCGCCGACGTGTCCAACTACTCCTACATCTCCCACGCACCGGAGGGCAACGTGTCCCTGCAGGAGTACCCGAACCTGCGCGCCTGGCTGGCCCGCGTGGAAGCCCTGCCCGGCTTCGTGCCGATGCAGCGCACCGCCATCGGCCTGCAGGCCTGA
- a CDS encoding LysR family transcriptional regulator, whose product MSRYREIQVFDAVARSGSLAAGARQLEVSTATVMRVVAALEARLHGTLLVRGPRGVQLSASGEAFAASCRRILQDIDEAEGSVGGLHAHPAGQLNLSLPLLVADQLFAPIALDYLAAFPEVRLFSQHREDLPRLLEDGIDVALVIGALPDSSGFAVPVGTVRPVICASPEYLARHGVPQAPEDLKTHRIIAAGSQGAVSEWRFRHQGAVRSVRLTPLLACSTTQAATRAASLGLGLTRCMSHEAHAELSDGRLQVVLQDYAAPSLPVQLIYREGRRAAARVRTFLDFTVPRLRAHPALRG is encoded by the coding sequence ATGAGCCGCTACCGCGAGATTCAGGTCTTCGACGCCGTTGCCCGCTCCGGCAGCCTTGCTGCGGGCGCGCGGCAGCTGGAGGTATCCACGGCGACGGTGATGCGCGTGGTCGCCGCGCTGGAAGCGCGTCTCCACGGCACGCTGCTGGTGCGCGGCCCGCGCGGCGTGCAGCTGAGCGCCAGCGGCGAAGCGTTCGCCGCCAGCTGCCGGCGGATACTTCAGGATATCGACGAGGCGGAAGGCTCGGTCGGCGGCCTGCACGCCCACCCGGCCGGCCAGCTGAACCTCTCCCTGCCACTGCTGGTGGCCGACCAGCTCTTCGCGCCCATCGCCCTGGACTACCTCGCAGCCTTCCCCGAAGTACGCCTGTTCAGCCAGCACCGGGAAGACCTGCCGCGCCTGCTGGAAGACGGCATCGACGTCGCCCTGGTGATCGGCGCCCTACCCGACTCCTCTGGCTTCGCCGTGCCGGTGGGCACGGTGCGGCCGGTGATCTGTGCTTCGCCCGAATACCTCGCGCGCCACGGCGTGCCGCAGGCGCCGGAAGACCTCAAGACACACCGCATCATCGCCGCCGGTAGTCAGGGCGCGGTCAGCGAATGGCGCTTCCGCCATCAGGGCGCGGTGCGTTCGGTGCGCCTGACTCCGCTGCTTGCGTGCAGCACCACCCAGGCGGCGACCCGCGCCGCCAGTCTGGGTCTTGGGCTGACGCGTTGCATGAGCCACGAGGCCCATGCCGAGCTGAGCGACGGGCGTCTGCAAGTGGTATTGCAGGATTACGCCGCCCCCAGCCTGCCGGTACAACTGATCTACCGCGAAGGCCGCCGCGCGGCGGCACGGGTGCGGACCTTCCTCGACTTCACGGTGCCGCGCTTGCGGGCGCATCCAGCGCTGCGCGGCTGA
- a CDS encoding LysR family transcriptional regulator: MDRFQEMKVLLAVAEAESFAGGAKQLGLSPPSVTRAIAALEQRLGTLLLARSTRSVRLTEAGQRYVEDCRRILQELEEAEELASGSALRPRGNLTVTAPVLFGELYMVPLIASYLAAHPQVSVNALLVDRVVNFHDEGIDVAVRIGQLPEGSLTALKVGEIRPVICAAPSFLDTHGRPASPADLLDAPVVLAASSTLLTDWQFVTPDGPLTLRPPSRFVVSSNNAALHAARLGWGFTRVLSYQAADAVARGELEIVLDEFAVAPLPIHLLYQESARLPAKVRSFVTHCAERLRNDPALHATRAG, from the coding sequence ATGGACAGGTTTCAGGAAATGAAGGTGCTACTGGCGGTGGCCGAGGCAGAGAGCTTCGCCGGCGGCGCAAAGCAGTTGGGCCTTTCACCGCCCAGCGTGACCCGCGCCATCGCCGCGCTGGAACAACGTCTGGGGACCCTGCTGCTAGCCCGCAGCACGCGCAGCGTACGGCTGACCGAAGCCGGCCAGCGCTATGTGGAGGATTGCCGGCGCATCCTGCAGGAACTGGAAGAGGCCGAGGAACTGGCCTCCGGCAGCGCCCTGCGACCGCGCGGCAATCTCACGGTGACCGCGCCGGTGCTGTTCGGCGAGCTGTACATGGTCCCGCTGATCGCCAGCTACCTCGCGGCGCATCCGCAAGTGTCGGTCAACGCCTTGCTGGTGGACCGCGTGGTGAACTTCCACGATGAAGGCATCGACGTCGCCGTGCGCATCGGCCAGTTGCCCGAAGGTAGCCTGACCGCCCTGAAAGTCGGCGAGATCCGCCCGGTGATCTGCGCCGCGCCGTCGTTCCTCGACACCCACGGACGGCCCGCCAGCCCCGCCGACCTGCTCGACGCGCCGGTGGTGCTGGCGGCCTCCAGCACCTTGCTGACCGACTGGCAATTCGTCACCCCGGACGGCCCGCTGACGCTGCGCCCGCCCTCGCGCTTCGTGGTCAGCTCGAACAACGCGGCGCTCCACGCCGCGCGCCTGGGCTGGGGCTTCACCCGCGTGCTGTCGTATCAGGCCGCTGACGCCGTAGCCCGTGGCGAGCTGGAAATCGTCCTCGATGAGTTCGCCGTTGCGCCGCTGCCCATCCACCTGCTGTACCAGGAAAGCGCGCGGCTGCCGGCCAAGGTGCGCAGCTTCGTCACGCACTGTGCCGAACGGCTGCGCAACGATCCGGCGTTGCACGCAACGCGCGCCGGCTGA
- a CDS encoding DMT family transporter, translated as MDSKSTTANLADAGQARLGIALCLLSMFIFACQDGITKVLVRHLPVAELVMVRYWVFVLFALVVCRSQGGVRQASRSANPWLQVIRSLLGVAEIAIFGLALRYLGLAETHALYAVFPLMALGLARVFLGERLVGRQWLAAAVGFGGTLLILRPGMGVFQPAALIPLAAALTFAFFNILSRRISQTDSFATTTLYMAVVGAVVVTAVGVPAWVTPTPREAVLMAILSVTGVLAQLLLIQALKYAQASTLQPFNYSLLAFAMLIGLFVFGEAPTAWTLTGALLILLAGLYSIKPSRS; from the coding sequence ATGGACAGCAAATCCACCACCGCCAACCTGGCTGACGCCGGCCAGGCGCGGCTCGGCATCGCCCTGTGCCTGCTCTCGATGTTCATCTTCGCCTGCCAGGACGGCATCACCAAAGTGCTGGTGCGGCACCTGCCAGTGGCCGAACTGGTGATGGTGCGTTACTGGGTGTTCGTGCTTTTCGCACTCGTCGTCTGCCGTTCGCAAGGGGGCGTGCGGCAGGCGAGTCGAAGCGCCAATCCCTGGTTGCAGGTGATCCGCTCGCTGCTGGGCGTGGCGGAGATCGCCATCTTCGGTCTGGCGCTGCGCTACCTCGGACTGGCGGAAACCCACGCGCTGTACGCTGTGTTTCCGCTGATGGCGCTGGGGTTGGCGCGTGTATTCCTCGGCGAGCGGCTGGTGGGCCGGCAATGGCTGGCGGCGGCGGTGGGGTTTGGCGGCACGCTGCTGATCCTACGGCCGGGCATGGGTGTGTTCCAGCCCGCGGCGCTGATCCCGCTGGCGGCGGCGCTGACCTTTGCCTTCTTCAACATCCTTTCGCGGCGCATCAGCCAGACGGATAGCTTCGCCACCACGACGCTGTACATGGCGGTCGTCGGCGCCGTCGTGGTCACGGCGGTGGGCGTGCCCGCCTGGGTGACGCCGACGCCCCGCGAGGCGGTGCTGATGGCGATTCTCTCGGTCACCGGCGTGCTCGCCCAACTGCTGCTGATCCAGGCGCTCAAGTACGCCCAGGCCTCGACCTTGCAGCCGTTCAACTACTCGCTGCTGGCGTTCGCCATGCTGATCGGCCTGTTCGTCTTCGGGGAAGCACCGACCGCCTGGACCCTGACCGGCGCGCTGCTGATCCTGCTGGCGGGGTTGTACTCCATCAAACCTTCGCGTTCGTAA